A single region of the Phycisphaerae bacterium RAS1 genome encodes:
- a CDS encoding Aminotransferase produces the protein MPTVAETPTQKSITVPLLDLKAQYRTIEGELRQAVMEVVESTQYIMGAKVEELEKKLAAYCGAKHGIGVTSGTDALLVALMALDVKPGDVVVTTPYSFFATAGVVARLSATPAFVDIDADTFNMCPQALRRWFESHRDKLSRVKAIIPVHLFGQCADMDPILAVAREFNVPIIEDAAQAIGSRYPSKTLGGVKKAGQMGRMACFSFFPSKNLGCMGDGGMLTTDDDALAEKLRMLRNHGAKPKYYHSMVGGNFRLDTLQAAVLCAKLPHLDKWHGMRQTNATWYDEHLNAAGLKKPKIAWGREHHIYNQYVILVPSRRDELRKHLSDARIGNEVYYPVSLHEQECFKYLGYKRGDFPHSEHAARHSVAIPIYPELTREMQAHVAEQIGRFYA, from the coding sequence ATGCCCACCGTCGCAGAGACCCCCACGCAGAAGTCCATTACCGTCCCTTTGCTCGACCTGAAGGCCCAATATCGCACGATCGAAGGCGAGTTGCGCCAGGCCGTCATGGAAGTGGTCGAATCCACTCAGTACATCATGGGGGCCAAGGTCGAAGAGCTGGAGAAAAAACTCGCCGCCTACTGCGGTGCGAAACACGGCATCGGCGTCACCTCCGGCACCGACGCCCTGCTGGTCGCGCTGATGGCCCTCGACGTGAAACCCGGCGACGTCGTCGTCACCACCCCGTACTCCTTCTTCGCCACCGCGGGCGTCGTCGCCCGGCTCAGCGCCACGCCGGCGTTCGTCGATATCGACGCCGATACGTTCAACATGTGCCCGCAGGCGCTGCGCCGCTGGTTCGAGTCCCACCGCGACAAGCTCAGCCGCGTCAAGGCGATCATCCCGGTCCATCTCTTCGGCCAATGCGCCGACATGGACCCGATCCTGGCCGTCGCACGCGAGTTCAACGTGCCGATCATCGAGGACGCCGCCCAGGCCATCGGCTCGCGCTACCCGAGCAAGACGCTCGGCGGCGTGAAGAAGGCCGGCCAGATGGGCCGCATGGCCTGCTTCTCCTTCTTCCCCAGCAAGAACCTCGGCTGCATGGGCGACGGTGGCATGCTGACGACCGACGACGACGCGCTGGCCGAAAAGCTCCGCATGCTGCGCAACCACGGCGCCAAGCCGAAGTACTACCACTCCATGGTCGGCGGCAACTTCCGGCTCGACACGCTTCAGGCGGCCGTGCTCTGCGCCAAGCTGCCGCACCTGGACAAATGGCACGGAATGCGGCAGACCAACGCGACCTGGTACGACGAGCACCTGAACGCGGCGGGGTTGAAGAAGCCGAAAATCGCGTGGGGCCGCGAGCATCACATCTACAACCAGTACGTGATTCTCGTCCCCAGCCGACGCGACGAGCTGCGCAAGCACCTGAGCGACGCGCGCATCGGCAACGAGGTTTACTATCCGGTGTCACTGCATGAGCAGGAGTGTTTCAAGTACCTGGGCTACAAGCGCGGCGACTTCCCCCACAGCGAACACGCCGCGCGGCACTCCGTCGCGATTCCGATCTATCCGGAGCTGACGCGCGAGATGCAGGCGCACGTG
- the mfpsA gene encoding Mannosylfructose-phosphate synthase, which produces MRVLMLGWEFPPFISGGLGTACYGLTRGLDRLGTRVEFVLPRAVASPETSHVRLLTPAQMVYRAAQGGLAGTNRTLSDRDRQLEEDFQQTFFHQVGVRFSPYMRPEDPLGTTAETGGRESTTAGEWELAADFGGGPPASRLRGPGGLRVADLGGNAPAGAHYGGDLHSEIARYTELVCAVARSIRFEVIHAHDWMTFSAGIAVSRLTGKPLVVHVHSTEFDRSGLNINQQIYDIERAGVHCARRVIAVSHLTRNIIVKHYGVDARKVDVVYNAVDDNGDAAAEIMEPIQSEDKIVLFLGRITMQKGPEYFLYAAKRVLEVMPNVRFVMAGSGDMARRMIELSASLGIGHKVLFTGFLRGDDVKRVYRMADLYVMPSVSEPFGIAPLEAIANDVPVLISKQSGVAEVLTHALKVDFWDVDEMANKIVAVLRHPPLHATLRDHGAIEVRRFSWTDAAANCLKVYRKAVA; this is translated from the coding sequence ATGCGCGTGCTCATGTTGGGTTGGGAATTTCCCCCATTCATCAGCGGCGGTCTGGGGACCGCCTGCTACGGGCTGACGCGCGGCCTGGACCGGCTCGGAACCCGCGTCGAATTCGTCCTGCCACGCGCCGTCGCGTCGCCGGAAACATCGCACGTACGGCTGCTTACGCCGGCCCAGATGGTCTATCGCGCCGCGCAGGGCGGTCTCGCAGGCACAAATCGGACGCTTTCAGACCGGGACCGGCAGCTCGAGGAGGACTTCCAACAGACGTTCTTCCACCAGGTCGGTGTGCGATTCAGCCCCTACATGCGCCCGGAAGACCCGCTCGGCACCACGGCCGAAACCGGCGGCCGCGAGTCGACTACCGCCGGCGAATGGGAGTTAGCCGCGGATTTCGGCGGCGGCCCGCCCGCGTCGCGCCTCCGCGGCCCCGGGGGCTTGCGCGTCGCTGACCTGGGCGGCAACGCGCCGGCCGGCGCGCACTACGGCGGCGACCTGCACAGCGAAATCGCCCGCTACACCGAGCTGGTCTGCGCCGTGGCCCGGTCGATCAGGTTCGAAGTCATCCACGCACACGACTGGATGACTTTTTCCGCCGGAATCGCCGTGTCACGCCTGACCGGCAAGCCGCTGGTCGTACACGTTCACTCAACCGAGTTCGACCGCTCCGGCCTGAACATCAACCAGCAGATCTACGACATCGAGCGGGCCGGCGTGCATTGCGCCCGGCGCGTCATCGCCGTCAGCCACCTGACACGCAACATCATCGTGAAGCACTACGGCGTCGACGCCCGCAAAGTGGACGTGGTTTACAACGCCGTGGACGACAACGGCGATGCAGCCGCCGAAATCATGGAGCCGATCCAGAGCGAGGACAAGATCGTGCTGTTCCTCGGCCGGATCACCATGCAAAAAGGCCCGGAGTACTTCCTCTACGCCGCCAAGCGCGTGCTCGAGGTGATGCCCAACGTGCGCTTCGTCATGGCCGGCAGCGGCGACATGGCCCGCCGCATGATCGAACTGTCCGCCAGCCTGGGCATCGGGCACAAGGTGCTCTTCACCGGTTTCCTGCGCGGCGACGACGTGAAGCGCGTCTACCGCATGGCGGATTTGTACGTCATGCCGTCGGTCTCGGAGCCGTTCGGCATTGCTCCGCTCGAAGCGATTGCCAACGACGTGCCGGTGCTGATCAGCAAGCAGAGCGGCGTGGCCGAGGTCCTGACGCACGCGCTGAAGGTCGACTTCTGGGATGTCGACGAGATGGCCAACAAGATCGTCGCCGTTCTGCGTCATCCGCCGCTGCACGCCACGCTGCGCGACCACGGGGCGATCGAGGTGCGGCGATTCAGTTGGACCGACGCGGCGGCGAACTGCCTGAAGGTCTATCGCAAGGCCGTGGCCTGA
- the nqo6_1 gene encoding NADH-quinone oxidoreductase subunit 6: MSWIENRFEDGLVITSLDWAVNWARSSSIWPMTFGIACCAIEMMAVGASRFDIDRFGAGAFRGTPRQSDLMIVAGTVTYKMASRVRRLYNQMPEPKYVMAMGACTIGGGPYFKHGYHVVKGVDLVVPVDIYVPGCPPRPEALLEGLMRLQDKIRNQTLARTA; encoded by the coding sequence ATGAGCTGGATCGAAAACCGCTTCGAAGACGGACTGGTCATCACCAGCCTCGACTGGGCTGTTAACTGGGCCCGCTCGAGCAGCATCTGGCCGATGACCTTCGGAATCGCCTGTTGCGCGATTGAGATGATGGCGGTCGGCGCCAGCCGCTTCGATATCGACCGCTTCGGAGCCGGCGCCTTTCGCGGGACGCCGCGGCAGTCCGACTTGATGATCGTGGCCGGAACCGTCACCTACAAGATGGCCTCGCGCGTCCGTCGGCTTTACAACCAGATGCCCGAACCCAAGTACGTGATGGCGATGGGCGCCTGCACCATCGGCGGCGGCCCCTATTTCAAGCACGGCTACCACGTCGTCAAAGGCGTCGACCTGGTTGTCCCGGTTGATATCTACGTGCCGGGCTGCCCGCCGCGGCCGGAGGCGCTGCTGGAGGGACTGATGCGCCTTCAGGACAAGATCCGCAATCAAACGCTGGCCCGCACGGCCTGA